The Halioglobus maricola genome segment CTGGATCATGAAGTCAGGAATCACGCGGTGGAAGATTGTGCCGTTGTAGTAACCCTCATCGACGTATTTGAGAAAGTTTTCCACGCTGATGGGCGCCTTGTCGCGGAACAGGCGCAGGGTGAAACTGCCATCGGAAGTTTTGACGGTTACCAACGGGTTGGGCAGTGGGGTTTCTTCTCGCTCGGCTGCGCTTGTTAAAGGCGCAAGTACCAGGGCCAGGGCGAGCGTGAAAATTCTGAGCATTGTGTATCTCCTTACCAGCTGGATCCCCAGCTTGAGGGTTTGCGGCGCTTGGGCCAGAGGCGGGGGACTACCAGAGTAATAATCACACCCAGCAGTACAGCGAGCGCGCCATTCATGAAGGCCTCGCTCTTTAGCTTGTCAGTCAGGCGCAGGTTTTCTGCTTCGAGCGTATCTACTTCGGCGCGCAGGTTTTCTGCTTCCTCTACGAGCCGCCGGTTGTCGATATCAAGTTGTACCGCGTTACCGGAAATAGTTTTGAGTTCAGCCAGTTCCTCAGACACAGAAACCAGATCGGCCTCGGTGCTGGTAATGCGGTTTAGCAACTCGACTTTCTCGCCCTGCAGCGTGCCCAGATCGTTGCTGAGATTGGCGTTTTCATCAGACAGTTGATCCGCTCGCGCTACGGCCTGGGGAAGTTTGACCTGGGCGGGGCTGTCGGCGGTGAGAAATTCGGTGCGAACCCAGCCGGGGGTGCCGCGGGCAGTTGTGACTTCGGTCCAGTCGCCCTGGGAGCGGCCAGCGCTGAGGCGAGTGCCCGGAGTCAGTTTGGCTGCCCAGCGATACTCTGCGCCGGGCCCCTTGTGCAGGACAATAAAGACCTTGTCGCTGACATAGCGTGTTTCCTGAGCCTGGAGGGTAGTGGCCAGCAATAGCGAAAGCAGCAGGACGGGCAGGGAGCGCAGCAAAATGGGAACCTCGATGATTCTTTGGTGATTCTTTGAATGGGGGCGCTAGTTTAACGCCCCTGCGGGGGTATTTGTAGGCGTGGAGTGGTTTAGGGCAGGACCTTTTTGTAGGGCTTTACCGTGACCTTGGAGAATACGCCGGCGTCTACATAGGGATCGGAGTCCGCCCAGGCGGTGGCTGCTTCCAGACTGTCGAACTCGGCGATGATCAGGCTGCCAGTGAAGCCCGCTTCACCGGGATCTTCAGTGTCGAGCGCAGGGTGGGGGCCTGCGACCAGCAGTCGCCCGGCATCCACCAGTTCCTGAATACGTTCCAGGTGGGCGGGGCGCGCGCCAGCGCGCAGCGAAAGGCTGTTTTCTACGTCTTCGCAGAGAATGGCATACAACATGATGTCAGGCTTCCTGATTGTCGGTGAGCGGTGCTTCTTCTTTAATATGGGGGCTGACGATAATCGCGGTCAGCACAGTCAGTACCAGCGTGAAACCAATGGCAGAGTAAAGTTTGTAGCTGACCCAGGTGGCTTCAGAGTAGCCGTAGGCGACGACCAGATTGAGTGCGCCGACGATGGTGAAGTTGCTCACCCACAGCAAGTTCAGTTTGGTCCATATGGGCCTTGGCAGAACGATCTGGCTGCCCAGAGTACGCTCCATCAGGTTTTTGTCGCCGATGAATTGGGAGCCGCCGAAGGCGAGCGCGAGCACCCAATTGAAAATAGTGGGCTTCCACTGGATAAAGAGCTCGTTGCGCAGCACCAGGGTGGCACCACCGAAAACAAGAATAGCCGCGGCCATCCACAGGGCGCGCTTCTCCAATCGTCCACTGAAGGCGAAAGTCAGGCCGACCTGAGCGACGGTGGCGACCATCAACACGGCTGTCGCGCTGAAAATGCCATCAAAAGTGTAGGCCCAGCTGCCCAGGGCCATGGTCTCGCCGTCGAGTTGGTAGACGACGAAAAAGAGGGCGATGGGGATAAATTCTGCCAATTGCTTCATGGTGTGCCCTGTACCTCGGCTGTTACTATGGGTTTTCCCCATGATTATTGTTCGCTCGGCACCCCGTGCCGCAGCGCCTAAGTGTAAAGATTGTGCTGATCGACTTCCATACCCATACGACAGCTTCTGATGGTGCCCTGACGCCCAGGGAGCTCCTGCAGCGCGCCAGTGAGGCGGGCATCGACCTGTTTGCTATCACCGATCACGATACGATGGCAGGCTATCTCGAGGCCAGTCAATTCCAGTTGGACTATCCCACGGTGAAACTGGTTCCCGGGGTAGAGGTGTCCTGTCGCTGGTCTGCCACGACTATTCATGTAGTGGGCCTTGGGGTGGATTGCCAGCATCCGGCCATGTGCGAAGGGCTTGCAGAACTTGATACGGCGCGCACGGCCAGGGGGATCAAGATTGCTGAGCGCCTGGCTAGCCGAGGCTTCCCCGGCGCGCTCGAAGGGGCTCAGATCGAGGCTGGGGGCGGCCAGCTGGGCCGGCCACACTTTGCCAGCTGGATGGTGGCGCAGGGGCATGTGCCTGACCACAACACCGCCTTTGACAAGTATCTGGGGCAGGGTAAGCCGGGGGATGTGAAGGCATTCTGGCCAGAGCTCGCCCGGGCGGTGGCCTGGATCGTCGATGCGGGTGGTATCGCAGTGCTGGCGCATCCACTCAAGTACAAGTACACCCGGATGAAGCTCAGGCGCCTTGTGCAAGACTTTGCCGAAGCCGGGGGCACAGCGGTTGAGGCCCTCAGCGGTCGCCAGACGCCGGACCAGACTGCCCAGCTCCTGCGGCTGGCGGAGGATTTTGAACTGGACGTATCCGCCGGCAGTGATTTTCACAGGGATGGGCCCTATAGCCCCCGCTTGGGTGTAGAATTGCTCCGGCTTGAGGCCCGGTCGGGAGTGTGGCGACACTTCGAGTCGGCGCAAGAGAACCCAGAGGAGGCCCGGTGACCCAGTTTTTACAAATCCATCCAGAGAACCCGCAGGCGCGCCTGGTGCGCCAGGCCGTGGATATTATCCGTGACGGCGGCGTGGTGGCCTACCCCACAGACTCCGCCTATGCCCTGGGTTGCCATATTGGTGACAAGAATGCCCTGGATCGAATTCGCAGGATTCGTCAACTGGATGATCGTCACAATTTCACCCTGGTGTGTCGCGATCTCTCCGAGATCGCCACTTACGCCCGGGTCGACAACGCCGCTTACCGGCTGCTCAAGCACTGTACGCCCGGCCCCTATACGTTCATCCTGCGGGCCACTTCCGAGGTCCCCCGGCGCCTGATGCACCCCAAGCGGAAAACGGTTGGCCTCAGGGTTCCGGACAACGCGATTGCCCAGGCCCTGCTCGCGGATCTCGGCGAACCCATGATGAGCGTTACCCTGATCATGCCGGGTGACGAGTATCCCCTGATCGACCCCTACGACATTCGCGAGACCTTGCAGCACCACGCTGATTTAGTGATCGATGGCGGCTACTGTGGGATGGAAGCGACCACGGTTGTGGATATGGTGGAAGACACTCCTCTGGTGATGCGCGCCGGTAAGGGTGATATTGCCCCATTCGAGGACTGATCCTGTATACTGGTCTCAGACAATTACAGGTAATCCCGTGTCAGCCAACGAACCCGAATCCGAAGTACCCGTAGAAGCCCCAGAGGCTTCCGCTGAGGCGCCTGAATCGGCTGTGCCCACCGGTCCGGAATTCCCCCAACAGGGAGAGATGCCCTTCGCTGTGGTGATGGGGCAGGCAGTCACGGAACTGCCCAAGGATTTGTACATTCCGCCGCAGGCGCTTGAAGTCTTTCTCGAGGCATTCGAGGGGCCGCTGGATCTGCTGCTGTACCTGATTAAGCGTCAGAATCTCGATATTCTCGAGGTCGATGTGTCCAAGATCACCCAGCAGTACATGCACTACGTCGATCTTATGGACGCCATGCAGTTTGAACTCGCG includes the following:
- a CDS encoding PHP domain-containing protein, with product MLIDFHTHTTASDGALTPRELLQRASEAGIDLFAITDHDTMAGYLEASQFQLDYPTVKLVPGVEVSCRWSATTIHVVGLGVDCQHPAMCEGLAELDTARTARGIKIAERLASRGFPGALEGAQIEAGGGQLGRPHFASWMVAQGHVPDHNTAFDKYLGQGKPGDVKAFWPELARAVAWIVDAGGIAVLAHPLKYKYTRMKLRRLVQDFAEAGGTAVEALSGRQTPDQTAQLLRLAEDFELDVSAGSDFHRDGPYSPRLGVELLRLEARSGVWRHFESAQENPEEAR
- a CDS encoding inner membrane-spanning protein YciB; amino-acid sequence: MKQLAEFIPIALFFVVYQLDGETMALGSWAYTFDGIFSATAVLMVATVAQVGLTFAFSGRLEKRALWMAAAILVFGGATLVLRNELFIQWKPTIFNWVLALAFGGSQFIGDKNLMERTLGSQIVLPRPIWTKLNLLWVSNFTIVGALNLVVAYGYSEATWVSYKLYSAIGFTLVLTVLTAIIVSPHIKEEAPLTDNQEA
- a CDS encoding YciI family protein → MLYAILCEDVENSLSLRAGARPAHLERIQELVDAGRLLVAGPHPALDTEDPGEAGFTGSLIIAEFDSLEAATAWADSDPYVDAGVFSKVTVKPYKKVLP
- a CDS encoding TIGR04211 family SH3 domain-containing protein — its product is MLRSLPVLLLSLLLATTLQAQETRYVSDKVFIVLHKGPGAEYRWAAKLTPGTRLSAGRSQGDWTEVTTARGTPGWVRTEFLTADSPAQVKLPQAVARADQLSDENANLSNDLGTLQGEKVELLNRITSTEADLVSVSEELAELKTISGNAVQLDIDNRRLVEEAENLRAEVDTLEAENLRLTDKLKSEAFMNGALAVLLGVIITLVVPRLWPKRRKPSSWGSSW
- a CDS encoding L-threonylcarbamoyladenylate synthase, giving the protein MTQFLQIHPENPQARLVRQAVDIIRDGGVVAYPTDSAYALGCHIGDKNALDRIRRIRQLDDRHNFTLVCRDLSEIATYARVDNAAYRLLKHCTPGPYTFILRATSEVPRRLMHPKRKTVGLRVPDNAIAQALLADLGEPMMSVTLIMPGDEYPLIDPYDIRETLQHHADLVIDGGYCGMEATTVVDMVEDTPLVMRAGKGDIAPFED